The Chitinophaga lutea genome contains the following window.
TGGTTCACGGCCGCACTCGCGCGAGATTCGTTGAAGTTGTACGCGGAGTTGAAAGAGAGCACGGGGAAAAAGTCGCCTTTCCGTTCTTTGACCGTCAGCCGCGAAATTTCAACATTCTGGCGCGCCACCTGCAGTTGGGGGTTGGTGTTGCGGATGTTGGCGATGATGTCGCCGAATACCAGTCCGAGGTCTACCGGGATGGTGTCGAGCACGTCGTAGTTCGTGCTTTCATCGGCGATGGCCAGCAGCTGGTTGAGGCCGGCTTTGCTTTGTTCGATGACGGTTTGCTGGCGCAGCCACATGGCGCGTTGGGCGTTGTAATCCACTTTCGCCTGCAGGTAATCTGTTTTCGGCGCCAGGCCCGTCTGGAATTTGGCGTCGGACAATTTCACCCGTTCGTCCGAAATCGACATCTGCTCCGCCAGCGCGCGCAGTTGCTGTTTCTGCTGGGCGATATTGTAATAACTGTTGATGATGTTGGCAATGGTGTTTTCCACCTGGTTTTTTACGTTCAGCTCGCCGAGTATCTCGATGGCCTGGAAACGCTGGCGGGTGGCGAACATCTTCAGCCCGTCGAACAGCGTCCAGTTGAGGTTCACGGCTGCCTGCAGCTGCTGGTTCTTGAGGCCGCTGGTATCGCGTTTGTTGCCGTTGCCGAATTCCTGTTTGGTAGCGGTGCGGCTCCAGGTTTTGGCGGCGGTGGCGTTTACGCGGGGAGCGAACGCGAAGTTGGCGTAATCGAAATCATTGGCTGCAATGTCCGCGTCGGTGCGGGCCATGCGGATGTCGTAGTTGTTCTTCAGGCCCAGGTCGATGGCCTGCTCCAGCGTCAGCACGCGTTGCGCCTGTGCGCCGGAGGCGAACAGGGTGAAAAGCAGACCGGTGAATATTTTTCCTGTCAATGTCATCAGATATCTTTTGAGATGTTATGCGTGGGCTGCAGCAGCGGCCGCTTCCGGATTTTCCGAAAGAAGCGCTTCTTCAAATTCCACATTCTTTTTCCTGCGGCTGAGGAAGGTGTACATCGCGGGGATCACGTACAACGTGAGCACCAGCGAGAACATGATACCGCCCACGATTACGATACCCAGCGGAATGCGGCTGGTAGAGGCCGCGCCAAGGCTCATGGCGATGGGCAGCGCACCGAGGGCCATTGCGAGGCTGGTCATCAGGATCGGGCGCAGGCGCATCACGGAGCCCTCGATGGCGGACGCGGCTTTTTCTTTACCCGCATCGCGCATGTGGTTGGCGAATTCCACGATGAGGATACCGTTTTTCGTTACCAGGCCGATGAGCATAATTACGCCGATCTGCGAGAAGATGTTCCAGGTTTGCCCGAATACCCAAAGCGACAGCAGTGCGCCGGCAAAGGCCAGCGGCACGGTGAGCATGATAATGAACGGATCTATCCAGCTTTCGAACTGCGCGGCCAGTACGAGGTAAATCAATATCAGCGCCAGCACCAGCGCAAACATGGTGTTGGAGCCGCTTTCGGCGTAGTCGCGGGACGATCCGCTGAGCGCGGTATCAAAACTTTCGTCGATCACCTTGTCCTGCTTCAGCTTGGCGTAAATGGCGTTCATGGCGTCGATACCGTCGCCGATGGTTTTGCCGGGGGCCAAGCCTGCGGAAATGGTGGCCGACTTCATACGGTTGTAGTGGTAGATAA
Protein-coding sequences here:
- a CDS encoding TolC family protein, which gives rise to MTLTGKIFTGLLFTLFASGAQAQRVLTLEQAIDLGLKNNYDIRMARTDADIAANDFDYANFAFAPRVNATAAKTWSRTATKQEFGNGNKRDTSGLKNQQLQAAVNLNWTLFDGLKMFATRQRFQAIEILGELNVKNQVENTIANIINSYYNIAQQKQQLRALAEQMSISDERVKLSDAKFQTGLAPKTDYLQAKVDYNAQRAMWLRQQTVIEQSKAGLNQLLAIADESTNYDVLDTIPVDLGLVFGDIIANIRNTNPQLQVARQNVEISRLTVKERKGDFFPVLSFNSAYNFNESRASAAVNQFSPVFNQTRGLNYGFSATIPIFNGLNAHRELKNAKLNLAYQQLALENQQSQVDLLLKNAFKDYEYYKMALTLEEESVELARENTMVALERFREGVSTTLEVKEAQQSLELAMYRLIQARYNTKVAETELMRLKGGLLK